Proteins from one Prochlorococcus marinus CUG1435 genomic window:
- a CDS encoding 2-isopropylmalate synthase produces the protein MSKDPGRILIFDTTLRDGEQSPGASLNLEEKLAIAHQLARLGVDVIEAGFPFASPGDFKAVNKIANAVGKENGPIICGLARASKGDIKACYEAVSPAPKKRIHTFIATSDIHLKHKLKKSRKDVLHIVPEMVNYAKTLVDDIEFSCEDASRSDPDFLYEVIQLAISAGASTINIPDTVGFTTPSEFGKLISDINKNVPNIDEAVISVHGHNDLGLAVANFLEAVKNGARQLECTINGIGERAGNASLEELVMALHVRKSFFNSFFKRDPNSPTPLTAIRTEEITKTSRLVSNLTGMTVQPNKAIVGANAFAHESGIHQDGVLKNRLTYEIIDAKTVGLNDNRISLGKLSGRSAVRARLEEMGYDLSREDLNDAFARFKDLADRKREITDRDLEAIVSEQVQLPEAKFQITLIQVSCGNASKPTATITLLNTEDNTEDTAVSIGTGPVDAVCEALNKLAKVPNELIEFSVKSVTEGIDALGEVTIRIRRDNKIYSGHSADTDVVVAAGNAYVNALNRLVFSEKKNSIHPQFDNLENSEKTFISNPAN, from the coding sequence ATGTCTAAAGATCCAGGAAGAATTTTGATCTTTGATACAACTCTTCGAGATGGAGAGCAATCTCCTGGTGCGAGTTTAAATCTTGAAGAAAAGCTTGCTATCGCGCATCAATTAGCAAGATTAGGAGTAGATGTTATTGAAGCTGGATTCCCTTTCGCAAGTCCCGGAGATTTTAAAGCTGTTAATAAAATTGCCAATGCTGTAGGGAAGGAAAATGGTCCCATAATATGCGGTTTAGCTAGAGCATCCAAAGGTGATATAAAAGCATGTTACGAAGCAGTAAGTCCAGCTCCCAAGAAAAGAATTCATACTTTTATTGCCACAAGCGATATTCACCTTAAACATAAACTAAAAAAATCCAGAAAAGATGTTCTTCACATAGTTCCAGAGATGGTTAATTATGCAAAAACATTGGTAGATGATATTGAGTTTTCATGTGAAGATGCCTCAAGGAGTGATCCAGATTTTTTATACGAAGTGATTCAATTAGCAATTTCTGCAGGCGCGTCAACAATAAATATCCCTGATACTGTTGGATTTACAACCCCTAGTGAATTTGGTAAATTAATCTCCGATATAAATAAAAATGTACCAAATATTGATGAGGCAGTAATATCTGTTCATGGTCATAATGATTTAGGTTTAGCAGTTGCAAATTTTTTAGAGGCAGTAAAAAATGGAGCAAGACAATTAGAATGTACGATAAATGGGATCGGGGAAAGAGCCGGAAATGCCTCTCTAGAAGAATTAGTTATGGCTCTACATGTAAGGAAAAGTTTTTTTAACAGTTTTTTCAAAAGAGATCCAAATTCACCGACTCCTCTTACAGCCATAAGAACAGAAGAGATAACAAAAACTTCACGGCTGGTTTCCAACCTTACTGGAATGACTGTTCAACCCAATAAAGCAATTGTGGGAGCTAACGCTTTTGCCCATGAATCTGGCATTCATCAAGACGGAGTCTTAAAAAATAGACTAACTTACGAAATTATTGATGCAAAAACTGTTGGTTTGAATGACAACAGAATATCTTTGGGAAAACTTAGTGGAAGAAGTGCTGTAAGAGCGAGATTAGAAGAGATGGGATATGACTTGAGCAGAGAAGACTTAAATGATGCTTTTGCTCGTTTTAAGGATTTAGCTGATAGGAAAAGAGAAATTACTGATAGAGATTTAGAAGCTATCGTTAGTGAACAAGTACAGCTTCCAGAAGCTAAATTCCAAATAACTCTTATACAAGTAAGTTGCGGAAACGCATCTAAACCTACAGCTACAATTACACTTCTAAACACGGAAGATAATACTGAAGATACTGCTGTATCAATAGGGACAGGACCTGTTGATGCTGTATGCGAGGCTTTAAATAAATTAGCTAAAGTGCCTAATGAATTAATTGAATTTTCTGTAAAGTCGGTAACCGAAGGTATTGATGCTTTGGGCGAAGTAACAATAAGAATCAGGAGGGATAACAAGATATATTCAGGTCATTCTGCAGACACCGATGTTGTAGTTGCGGCTGGGAATGCTTATGTTAATGCTTTAAATAGACTTGTATTTTCTGAGAAAAAAAATTCAATTCACCCGCAATTTGATAATTTAGAAAATTCTGAAAAAACATTTATATCTAATCCTGCAAATTAA
- a CDS encoding DUF1957 domain-containing protein produces MNGQSPKNNVLGQLAIVLHAHLPYVRKNEKNSLEEDWLFQAILECYIPLLQVIESSKKENPLNTKLTISLSPTLLSLLDNKQIKETFPRWIKTRKDFLSELPKKEKSASAFLMKNFNEKELYWQECSGNLIEKFRVFNKSGNLDILTCAATHGYLPILRENPETVKGQINTAIRSHEKIFGTKPLGIWLPECAYYENLDEILFKSGIRYAILDGHGILNATPRPRYGVYAPICSKRGVAFFGRDSESTLPVWSAKDGFPGDRVYREFHKDLGWELPASKLQKKGISTIRPLGLKFHKITGENVPLGEKAFYLENEAIIKAEEHADCYLIERSKQLEKLTLSSTFKPLLVAPFDAELFGHWWYEGPFFIENILKKSDRYSIKLTNLKEFLIQKPNIQICDPSPSSWGQGGYHNYWINDANAWIVPEITKAGSTFVDLCSNNFNNELSTRLLNQAARELLLSESSDWSFILRAGTTTELAKERIERHLSRFWKLIAMIKNYSEINLKFLEDIEEEDKIFLDINVDDWRK; encoded by the coding sequence ATGAATGGCCAATCCCCAAAAAATAATGTTTTAGGCCAGTTAGCGATAGTTTTACATGCTCATCTTCCTTATGTCCGAAAAAATGAAAAAAACTCATTAGAAGAAGATTGGTTATTTCAGGCAATTTTAGAATGTTATATACCACTTCTTCAAGTAATAGAATCTTCTAAAAAAGAAAATCCTTTAAATACAAAACTTACTATTAGTTTGTCTCCAACATTATTATCACTTCTAGATAATAAACAAATCAAAGAAACTTTTCCAAGATGGATTAAAACAAGGAAAGATTTTTTAAGTGAGTTACCAAAAAAAGAAAAAAGTGCCTCTGCATTTTTAATGAAAAATTTTAATGAGAAAGAACTTTATTGGCAAGAATGTTCTGGAAATTTAATTGAGAAGTTTAGAGTTTTTAATAAATCTGGAAATTTGGATATTCTTACTTGTGCTGCTACACACGGATATTTACCAATTCTTAGAGAAAATCCTGAAACAGTCAAAGGACAAATTAATACAGCCATAAGGAGCCATGAAAAAATTTTTGGAACTAAGCCTTTAGGTATTTGGTTACCCGAATGTGCTTATTATGAAAATTTAGATGAAATACTTTTTAAGTCTGGAATTAGATATGCAATTTTAGACGGCCATGGCATCCTAAATGCAACGCCAAGACCTAGGTATGGCGTATACGCCCCAATCTGCTCAAAAAGAGGAGTTGCATTCTTCGGGAGAGATAGTGAGTCAACTTTGCCAGTTTGGTCTGCGAAGGATGGATTCCCAGGAGATAGAGTTTATAGAGAATTTCATAAGGATTTGGGGTGGGAATTGCCTGCCTCAAAGCTACAAAAGAAAGGTATTTCAACAATAAGACCTTTGGGATTAAAATTTCATAAGATTACTGGTGAAAACGTACCTTTAGGAGAAAAGGCGTTTTACCTAGAAAATGAGGCCATAATAAAGGCTGAGGAACATGCCGATTGCTATCTTATTGAGAGGTCCAAACAACTAGAAAAATTAACTTTATCCTCAACCTTTAAGCCTCTATTAGTCGCTCCATTTGATGCAGAATTATTTGGTCATTGGTGGTACGAGGGACCTTTTTTTATTGAAAATATTTTAAAAAAATCTGATAGATATTCAATTAAGCTTACAAATTTAAAAGAATTTTTAATTCAAAAACCAAATATTCAAATTTGCGATCCATCCCCATCAAGTTGGGGACAAGGTGGTTATCACAATTACTGGATTAACGACGCAAATGCATGGATCGTCCCAGAAATAACGAAAGCAGGCTCAACTTTTGTTGATTTATGCTCGAATAATTTTAATAATGAATTATCTACTAGGCTTTTAAATCAAGCAGCTAGAGAATTACTACTTTCTGAGTCCTCTGATTGGAGTTTTATCCTAAGAGCTGGTACTACCACTGAACTTGCAAAAGAGAGGATAGAAAGACACTTATCCAGATTCTGGAAATTAATTGCAATGATTAAAAATTATTCTGAAATTAATTTGAAATTTCTTGAGGATATAGAGGAAGAAGATAAAATTTTCCTAGATATTAATGTTGATGATTGGCGAAAATAA
- a CDS encoding lycopene cyclase family protein — protein MEILDILILGSGPAALCLASELAKQDLNIKGISTKSPSEKWENTYGIWASELEELGLDSLLSHRWCKTVSFFGNGENKKGNVPTKHNYDYGLINQEAFQSELLKKCKGIEWLNETAKDITEKNNLSEVICSSGLKIMARLVIDASGHKSNFVKRPVQNEIAQQAAYGIVGKFSSPPVNEEQFVLMDFRPNHLKKEEKLSSPSFLYAMDLGDETFFVEETSLASYPALSQENLKKRLLNRLNSKGIKVIEIFHEENCLFPMNLPLPFKKQFVLGFGGSASMVHPASGYMIGSLLRRAPLLAEKLAFFLKEPHLSSLELATKGWSVLWPYELTQRHKLYQYGLRRLMSFDESRLRSFFSNFFKLSTKEWVGFLTNTLPLPKLIYVMSKMFINSPLKVKLGMLKLN, from the coding sequence ATGGAAATACTTGATATTCTAATTTTAGGTTCCGGTCCTGCAGCATTATGTTTAGCTTCTGAATTAGCCAAGCAGGATTTAAATATAAAGGGAATATCAACTAAATCTCCAAGTGAAAAATGGGAAAATACTTACGGTATTTGGGCTTCTGAACTAGAGGAATTAGGTTTAGATTCTCTTTTATCTCACCGTTGGTGTAAAACTGTTAGTTTTTTTGGAAACGGGGAAAATAAAAAGGGTAATGTTCCAACAAAACACAATTACGATTATGGTTTAATAAATCAAGAAGCCTTTCAAAGTGAACTTTTAAAAAAATGCAAAGGGATTGAATGGTTAAATGAAACGGCAAAAGATATTACAGAGAAGAACAATCTATCTGAAGTAATTTGTTCTTCAGGTTTAAAAATAATGGCTAGGTTAGTTATTGATGCAAGTGGGCATAAGAGTAATTTTGTAAAAAGACCAGTTCAAAACGAAATAGCACAGCAAGCTGCCTATGGAATTGTTGGGAAATTCTCTTCACCGCCTGTTAATGAGGAACAGTTTGTTTTAATGGATTTTCGTCCGAATCATTTAAAAAAGGAAGAAAAATTATCCTCTCCATCTTTTCTTTATGCAATGGATTTAGGAGATGAAACTTTTTTTGTTGAAGAAACTTCATTAGCTAGTTATCCAGCATTATCGCAAGAAAATCTAAAAAAAAGACTTCTAAATAGACTTAATAGTAAGGGTATTAAGGTAATTGAAATTTTTCACGAAGAGAATTGCCTTTTCCCAATGAATTTACCTCTACCGTTTAAAAAGCAATTTGTACTAGGTTTTGGAGGCTCAGCAAGTATGGTTCATCCTGCATCAGGATACATGATTGGATCTTTGTTAAGAAGAGCTCCACTCCTTGCAGAAAAATTAGCATTCTTCCTAAAAGAACCTCATCTAAGCTCTCTAGAACTTGCAACAAAAGGTTGGAGCGTTCTTTGGCCTTATGAATTAACACAAAGGCACAAGCTTTACCAATATGGCCTCCGAAGATTAATGAGTTTTGATGAAAGTAGACTAAGAAGCTTTTTCTCTAATTTCTTTAAATTGTCTACCAAAGAGTGGGTAGGCTTTCTAACTAATACGCTTCCTCTCCCAAAGCTAATTTACGTAATGAGTAAGATGTTTATAAATTCGCCTCTAAAAGTAAAACTTGGAATGCTTAAATTAAATTAG
- the gyrA gene encoding DNA gyrase subunit A, with the protein MSDIVDSGNSGLSEDNDRIIQTDLRNEMSRSYLEYAMSVIVGRALPDARDGLKPVHRRILYAMYELGLTSSRPYRKCARVVGEVLGKYHPHGDTAVYDALVRMAQDFSMRMPLIDGHGNFGSVDNDPPAAMRYTESRLQSLTDESLLEDIESETVDFADNFDGSQQEPTVLPARIPQLLLNGSSGIAVGMATNIPPHNLGELINGLKSIIKDPSIEDRELFEIIKGPDFPTGGQILGRDGIRETFKTGKGSITMRGVANIEQIKSTGRAEKDAVIITELPFQTNKAGLIERIADMVNEKKLEGISDIRDESDRDGMRIVIELKRDAYPQVVLNNLFKLTPLQNNFSANILALVKGEPTTLSLRKMLDVFLDFRVETIRRRTGFLLKKAEERDHIVKGLLLALDAMDEIIDLIRSAKDSISAREKLQTDHELSSIQADAILQMQLRRLTALEADKIKAEHEELTQKINQYQQILNSKERIFEIILEELNKIDERFSSPRKTEILDLGGGLDDIDLIANDRSVVLLTEAGYLKRMPVNEFESTSRGSRGKAGTKSQEDDDVKLFISCNDHDTLLLFSDRGVAYALPAYRVPMSSRTAKGTPSVQLLPIPREEKITSLVAVDSFDNDCYLLMLTKAGFIKRTALSAFSKIRSNGLIAINLENGDALTWVRLSKEGDSVLIGSRTGMAIHFRLDLNELRPLGRTARGVKSMNLREGDKLVSMDVLTSDLVDQLTKIEDQTKETDENLEVSSTDGPWVLIASAFGLGKRVPVTQFRLQKRAGMGLRAIKFRIKNDVLVCLKVLGEGEELLLVTEKGVIVRTNADKISQQSRAATGVKLQRLDEGDHLSEVVLVPREQIEVLDQITPEKKN; encoded by the coding sequence ATGTCTGATATTGTAGATTCTGGCAATTCTGGATTAAGCGAAGATAACGATCGAATTATTCAGACCGACTTAAGAAACGAGATGTCTCGTTCTTATCTCGAATATGCAATGAGCGTAATAGTTGGCCGTGCGCTTCCAGATGCAAGGGATGGTTTAAAGCCTGTTCATAGAAGAATTCTTTATGCGATGTATGAACTCGGTTTAACTAGTAGTAGACCTTACAGAAAATGTGCAAGGGTTGTTGGAGAAGTACTTGGTAAATACCACCCTCATGGTGACACTGCTGTCTACGATGCTTTGGTAAGGATGGCTCAAGATTTTTCTATGAGAATGCCACTTATAGATGGTCATGGAAACTTTGGATCTGTAGATAACGACCCCCCTGCAGCAATGAGATATACAGAATCTCGTCTACAGTCTCTTACAGATGAAAGTTTATTGGAGGATATTGAATCTGAAACTGTAGATTTCGCTGATAACTTTGACGGTTCTCAACAAGAGCCAACAGTTTTACCTGCAAGAATCCCTCAACTACTTCTAAATGGATCATCTGGAATAGCTGTAGGAATGGCAACTAATATCCCTCCACATAACTTAGGAGAATTAATCAATGGTCTTAAATCCATTATTAAAGACCCATCAATTGAAGATAGAGAACTTTTTGAAATTATTAAAGGTCCTGATTTTCCCACTGGTGGTCAAATCTTAGGAAGAGATGGTATTAGAGAAACTTTTAAAACAGGAAAAGGTTCAATAACTATGAGAGGGGTGGCAAATATTGAACAAATCAAATCAACTGGTAGAGCAGAAAAAGATGCAGTAATAATTACGGAACTCCCATTTCAAACTAACAAAGCGGGCTTGATAGAGAGAATTGCGGATATGGTTAATGAAAAAAAATTAGAAGGTATCTCTGATATTAGAGATGAAAGTGATAGAGATGGAATGCGGATTGTTATCGAGTTAAAAAGAGATGCCTATCCACAAGTAGTTTTAAATAATTTATTTAAGTTAACTCCGCTACAAAATAACTTCAGTGCGAACATTCTAGCCTTAGTTAAAGGAGAGCCCACAACTCTCTCACTCAGAAAAATGTTAGATGTATTTTTAGATTTCAGAGTAGAGACAATAAGACGGCGAACAGGATTTTTATTAAAAAAGGCAGAAGAAAGAGATCATATTGTAAAGGGTCTTTTATTAGCCTTAGATGCTATGGACGAAATTATCGATCTAATTAGATCTGCGAAAGATTCAATTTCAGCTAGAGAAAAATTACAAACCGATCACGAATTATCTTCCATACAGGCAGACGCAATTTTACAAATGCAGCTAAGAAGATTAACAGCTCTTGAAGCTGATAAAATCAAAGCAGAACATGAAGAATTAACCCAAAAAATCAACCAATATCAGCAAATTTTAAATAGTAAAGAAAGAATCTTTGAAATTATTCTTGAAGAACTTAATAAAATAGATGAAAGATTTTCTTCCCCTAGAAAAACAGAAATATTAGATTTAGGTGGCGGATTAGATGATATTGATCTCATAGCTAATGATAGATCAGTAGTTCTATTGACTGAAGCAGGTTATTTAAAAAGGATGCCTGTTAATGAATTTGAATCAACTAGTCGTGGATCAAGGGGTAAAGCTGGCACAAAGTCCCAAGAAGATGATGACGTGAAATTATTTATAAGCTGTAACGATCATGACACTCTACTGCTTTTCAGTGATAGAGGAGTAGCTTATGCTCTTCCCGCATATAGAGTTCCCATGAGTAGCAGAACAGCGAAAGGCACTCCATCAGTACAACTTCTTCCTATCCCAAGAGAGGAAAAAATAACTTCATTAGTTGCTGTGGATTCTTTTGATAACGATTGCTATTTATTAATGCTAACCAAGGCTGGATTTATAAAAAGAACTGCACTTTCTGCTTTCTCGAAAATCCGCTCAAATGGACTAATAGCAATTAATCTTGAGAATGGTGATGCCCTTACATGGGTTAGGTTATCAAAAGAGGGTGATAGTGTGTTAATTGGATCGCGAACAGGGATGGCAATACATTTCAGATTAGATCTAAACGAATTAAGGCCGCTTGGCAGGACAGCAAGGGGCGTTAAATCAATGAACTTAAGAGAAGGAGACAAACTAGTGTCCATGGATGTCTTAACTTCTGATTTGGTTGATCAATTGACTAAGATTGAGGATCAAACTAAAGAAACTGATGAAAATCTTGAAGTCAGCTCCACAGATGGTCCTTGGGTATTAATAGCAAGTGCATTTGGACTAGGTAAGAGGGTACCCGTAACACAATTTAGATTACAAAAGAGAGCAGGGATGGGCTTAAGAGCAATAAAATTCAGAATAAAAAATGATGTACTGGTTTGCCTAAAGGTACTCGGAGAAGGAGAAGAATTACTATTAGTGACAGAAAAAGGTGTAATAGTTAGAACAAATGCAGATAAAATTTCCCAGCAATCTAGAGCAGCTACTGGAGTAAAATTACAAAGATTGGATGAAGGTGATCATTTATCAGAAGTGGTATTAGTTCCTCGTGAACAAATAGAGGTACTGGACCAAATAACTCCAGAGAAGAAAAATTAA
- a CDS encoding GuaB3 family IMP dehydrogenase-related protein, with protein sequence MNIELGLNKKVRRAYGIDEIALVPGKRTLDYDLTDPSWMIGDLKREVPIIASAMDSVVDVNTAVELTKLGALGVINMEGIQTRYENPEEILNKIASVGKNEFVPLMQKIYSEPVKEKLILKRINEVKERGGIAALSGTPQAAIKFQKTLSNSNIDLFFLQGTVVSTEHLGMEGKETLNIKDLCQSMKVPVVAGNCVTYEVAKLLMNAGVAGLMVGIGPGAACTSRGVLGIGIPQATAIADCSLARDDYFKESGRYIPIIGDGGIVTGGDICKCLACGADAVMIGSPIAKSSNAPGKGFHWGMATPSPILPRGTRIEVGSTGSLERIIKGPALLDDGTHNLLGAIRTSMSTLGAKNIREMQEVEIVIAPSLLTEGKVYQKAQQLGMGK encoded by the coding sequence GTGAATATTGAACTTGGATTAAACAAAAAGGTCAGAAGGGCTTATGGCATTGACGAAATAGCGTTAGTCCCTGGCAAAAGGACACTTGATTACGATTTAACTGATCCTTCTTGGATGATAGGTGATTTAAAGAGAGAAGTTCCAATTATAGCCAGCGCTATGGATAGTGTCGTTGATGTTAATACGGCTGTAGAGCTCACCAAATTAGGTGCCCTCGGGGTTATTAATATGGAGGGGATACAAACAAGATATGAAAATCCTGAAGAAATATTAAATAAAATAGCATCAGTTGGGAAAAATGAGTTTGTTCCATTAATGCAAAAGATATACAGTGAACCTGTTAAGGAGAAATTAATATTAAAGAGAATAAATGAGGTCAAAGAAAGAGGAGGTATTGCTGCGTTAAGTGGTACTCCTCAAGCTGCAATAAAATTTCAAAAAACACTAAGTAATTCCAATATAGATTTATTTTTCCTCCAAGGGACCGTTGTTTCAACTGAGCATCTTGGCATGGAAGGTAAAGAAACTTTAAATATTAAAGATCTTTGTCAATCCATGAAAGTCCCAGTAGTAGCAGGCAATTGTGTAACTTACGAAGTTGCCAAACTTTTAATGAATGCTGGAGTCGCAGGATTAATGGTTGGTATAGGTCCTGGAGCAGCATGTACCTCTAGAGGAGTATTAGGAATTGGAATCCCTCAAGCAACTGCAATTGCTGATTGTAGTTTGGCAAGAGATGATTACTTTAAAGAAAGCGGACGTTATATTCCTATTATTGGCGATGGAGGAATTGTAACAGGTGGAGATATCTGTAAATGTTTAGCATGTGGTGCAGATGCTGTAATGATTGGCTCGCCAATAGCTAAGTCCTCAAATGCTCCAGGTAAAGGATTTCATTGGGGTATGGCTACTCCAAGCCCCATATTGCCTAGGGGTACAAGAATTGAAGTTGGGTCTACAGGATCCTTAGAAAGAATAATAAAAGGGCCTGCTTTGCTTGATGATGGTACTCATAATTTATTAGGTGCTATTAGAACATCAATGAGTACTCTTGGGGCTAAAAATATTAGAGAAATGCAAGAGGTTGAAATAGTTATTGCACCATCTCTTCTGACAGAGGGTAAGGTTTATCAAAAAGCTCAGCAACTTGGGATGGGTAAATAA
- the trxA gene encoding thioredoxin, with translation MSSAPAVTDSSFDKDVLQSDLPVLVDFWAPWCGPCRMVAPVVEEISKDFEGKIKVFKLNTDENPNVASQYGIRSIPTLMIFKGGQKVDTVVGAVPKATLSSTLTKHL, from the coding sequence ATGTCATCAGCCCCAGCCGTAACTGATTCTTCATTTGATAAAGACGTACTACAAAGTGATCTGCCAGTATTGGTTGATTTCTGGGCACCGTGGTGTGGTCCTTGTAGGATGGTTGCACCAGTTGTAGAAGAAATCTCAAAAGACTTTGAAGGGAAAATTAAAGTTTTTAAATTAAATACTGACGAAAACCCAAATGTTGCAAGTCAATATGGAATTAGAAGTATTCCAACATTAATGATCTTTAAAGGAGGTCAAAAGGTTGATACAGTAGTTGGAGCGGTACCAAAAGCAACTCTCTCTAGCACTTTAACTAAGCATCTATAA
- the hisH gene encoding imidazole glycerol phosphate synthase subunit HisH, protein MHKIGLIDYGMGNIHSVIKSLESLGEEIILIKNFNESKTCKAIILPGVGSFDPAMINLINTDLITDLKTWIKSGKSFLGICLGLQLLFESSDEGKVQGIGILKGKIQKIPKIVNQRIPHMGWCQLLPTKPNTLFELEELNNWVYFVHSYHAIPNDHNIIAAQVNYGSEKLTAMIENDNLLACQFHPEKSGKTGEKLLRRWLSNIQ, encoded by the coding sequence TTGCACAAAATTGGACTTATAGACTATGGAATGGGTAACATCCATTCTGTAATAAAATCTTTAGAAAGTCTTGGAGAAGAAATAATATTAATCAAAAACTTTAATGAATCAAAGACTTGTAAGGCGATAATACTTCCTGGAGTCGGATCATTTGATCCCGCGATGATTAATCTTATAAATACGGATTTGATAACTGATTTGAAAACCTGGATTAAAAGCGGGAAGTCTTTTCTAGGCATTTGTTTAGGTCTTCAACTACTTTTTGAATCTAGTGATGAAGGAAAAGTTCAAGGAATAGGAATTTTAAAGGGGAAAATACAAAAAATACCTAAAATTGTAAATCAAAGAATCCCCCACATGGGTTGGTGCCAACTCTTACCTACAAAACCAAATACTTTATTTGAGCTAGAAGAATTAAACAATTGGGTTTATTTTGTACATTCGTATCATGCAATCCCAAATGACCATAACATTATTGCAGCCCAAGTTAATTATGGTTCTGAAAAATTAACAGCGATGATTGAGAATGATAATTTATTAGCGTGTCAATTTCATCCAGAAAAATCTGGTAAAACTGGAGAAAAACTTTTAAGACGATGGCTTAGTAATATTCAATAA
- the rsmD gene encoding 16S rRNA (guanine(966)-N(2))-methyltransferase RsmD, protein MKTKLRLIGGKKLQSPNNIYTRPTTLRVREAIFNILNNRVENSNWLDLFSGTGAISCEAYNHGARKIIAIEKNKINSKICLENLLSLEDIENRKTDIEVICKDVLSWTKPNFDRKLSSKIMDLNQLKFDFVYLDPPYDVDFHELVLNQIFNCNFLKKDSIVICEHSPNLFIKKNTLWEIIDVREYGQSRLTFLINVQHS, encoded by the coding sequence ATGAAGACAAAATTAAGATTAATAGGTGGTAAAAAACTCCAAAGTCCAAATAATATTTATACCAGACCTACAACTTTGAGAGTGAGAGAGGCAATATTTAATATATTGAACAATAGAGTTGAAAACAGTAACTGGTTAGATTTATTTAGTGGAACAGGGGCCATATCTTGTGAGGCATATAATCATGGGGCAAGAAAAATAATTGCAATTGAAAAAAACAAAATCAATTCAAAAATTTGCTTAGAAAATCTATTATCGTTGGAGGATATAGAGAATAGGAAAACTGATATCGAAGTTATTTGTAAAGACGTTTTGAGCTGGACAAAACCAAATTTTGATAGAAAACTTTCATCTAAAATTATGGATTTAAATCAATTAAAGTTTGATTTTGTTTATCTAGACCCTCCATATGATGTTGATTTCCATGAATTAGTTTTAAATCAAATATTTAATTGTAATTTTTTAAAAAAAGATTCAATAGTTATTTGTGAACATTCTCCAAACTTATTTATTAAAAAAAATACTTTATGGGAAATTATAGATGTGAGAGAATATGGACAATCAAGATTAACATTTTTAATCAATGTCCAACATTCCTGA
- the petG gene encoding cytochrome b6-f complex subunit PetG translates to MIEPLLCGIVLGLVPITLLGLFVSAWNQYRRGSGMLDID, encoded by the coding sequence ATGATCGAGCCTCTTCTATGTGGAATTGTTTTAGGTTTAGTTCCAATAACTCTTCTTGGATTATTCGTAAGTGCATGGAATCAATACAGAAGAGGTTCAGGAATGTTGGACATTGATTAA
- a CDS encoding cytochrome c, which translates to MICFSIFFMNHHHTNNKFIIETLKLNGSAEEGDALFKINCVGCHGITARGLVGPDLHSVTQRLNDKEIIKQVTGGLTPPMPSFEIDPVNMSNLLKYLHSLE; encoded by the coding sequence TTGATATGTTTCTCAATATTTTTCATGAACCACCACCATACAAATAATAAATTTATTATCGAAACTCTTAAGCTTAATGGCTCTGCAGAGGAAGGAGATGCTCTTTTCAAGATAAATTGTGTTGGATGTCATGGAATTACAGCAAGAGGATTAGTGGGTCCGGACTTACACTCAGTAACTCAACGTTTGAATGATAAAGAGATAATCAAACAAGTTACTGGTGGCCTCACTCCTCCTATGCCAAGTTTTGAAATTGACCCTGTAAATATGTCCAATTTACTGAAATATCTTCATAGCCTTGAATAA